The following proteins come from a genomic window of Lycium ferocissimum isolate CSIRO_LF1 chromosome 4, AGI_CSIRO_Lferr_CH_V1, whole genome shotgun sequence:
- the LOC132053919 gene encoding putative leucine-rich repeat receptor-like protein kinase At2g19210: MAVTPDPLTSTDDSVSFYWNADKITDRFYIYMYFAEVVELPVTQTRGFNIYANDNLFYGPMSPNYLLTSMVYTVSPGSGVERYHVVINKTVTSTLPPPINAVEVYKEIKQDNKKIYQLFICGVE, translated from the coding sequence ATGGCTGTGACACCGGATCCGTTGACCTCGACCGACGACTCGGTGTCCTTTTACTGGAACGCTGATAAAATCACAGATAGGttttacatatacatgtacTTCGCCGAAGTGGTCGAATTGCCAGTGACACAAACAAGGGGATTCAACATTTATGCTAATGATAACCTCTTTTATGGACCTATGTCTCCCAACTATTTGTTGACGTCGATGGTGTACACAGTGTCTCCGGGATCTGGTGTCGAGAGGTACCATGTTGTCATTAATAAAACTGTGACATCAACTCTTCCGCCACCCATTAATGCTGTCGAAGTTTATAAAGAGATAAAGCAGGACAACAAGAAAATATATCAACTCTTCATTTGTGGTGTGGAGTGA